In one Aquila chrysaetos chrysaetos chromosome 24, bAquChr1.4, whole genome shotgun sequence genomic region, the following are encoded:
- the LAMB3 gene encoding laminin subunit beta-3 isoform X2 → MFLKKIDFFTFFTAGEFAELRFVDNSQAHLRCVLGGMESRCQLWPWALFVLLAAPRLLCAQGTCSRGACYPPAGDLLLGRAHHLRASSTCGLAKPETYCTPHGEWSMKCCRCDSRLPHAYNGHRVENVLSSAGHSRWWQSQNGIERVSLQLDLDQTFQLGSVLLHFRSPLPAAMLIERSTDFGKTWEVYQYLASDCAAAFPRVPRGSPESWQDARCQALQGYTLHGGKVKFSVQDLASTITTSYSQTVDKLGQFTNLRINFTELPHVARQGYHSPSTFYAVTEMRVLGSCFCHGHADHCAPSEDPQAMVHGHCVCQHNTAGPNCDRCAALYNDRPWAPAEDNDPHECQRCNCNGHSASCHFDLELYRASGGASGGVCDHCQHNTEGNNCERCKTNYFRNQQQDLAHPEACLPCECDPDGTVPGSICDPLTGRCVCKENVQGDRCHLCKPGFAQLANANPMGCRRCTCNALGTRQDMPCDDETGRCFCLPNVVGNDCDQCAAEHWEVGSGQGCRPCGCHPRGSRSPQCNQFTGQCPCREGFTGRTCSAMQQQVCPDRHYGDVRSGCTECDCDFQGTEDVGCDKTTGQCFCRPGVTGPRCDQCQRGHCSTYPGCELCHPCFRAYDGDIQRLRLRQAGLSNSTSRLPLGSGGSRFGPRLSQAEGNVQQAQGILGRSSATDQSLAQVGSVLAAIREQVQGMNPDLRFLDDTASLSRELEALNSSLLITNTQYQSKKTQFESSRSTDLSGAFKTIRSAYQASTNASSLIAGTSGLLAESRESRRNAAGLEGGLAESTSKLLTLKGEIASAPNLTPVINKICGGFRAEPCTPARCEGLLCPRDNSTACGAGRPCRGIFPLSRGALAAAGEASKEFRSLSARLEETAQLIKMTETSANQIQSNTRRLVDQISITRTQIEGDVRRIQQFIQQVRNFLSDKDTDPATLQEISESVLSLRLPTDAAAVLRKMTEIQKLATKLQCPESILAQTAEDIAKAKQLQQEAEQARNRANAVEGNVEEVVGNLRRANTVLLEARGAIRGSGSSLRFIQERVDEIEAVLGPAEKNVKSIAGQLDGLMERLSRLQRGADQNRLRATDARQTAGEAGEQAGSAQQAFEQVKQMYAELKRRMEQSPALGEQGSRVQSIDLEAQALFEETLATMLRIETLEMEIQESNKALMSKSARLLGLEERVGRIRDAINKRVAYYESCS, encoded by the exons TGGAGCATGAAATGCTGCAGGTGCGACTCGCGTCTGCCGCACGCCTACAACGGCCACCGCGTGGAGAACGTCCTGTCCTCCGCCGGGCACTCGCGCTGGTGGCAGTCCCAGAACG GCATCGAGCGCGTCTCTTTGCAGCTGGACCTGGACCAGACATTCCAGCTCGGCAGTGTCCTGCTTCACTTCAGG tCGCCGCTGCCCGCTGCAATGCTGATCGAGCGCTCCACTGACTTCGGCAAGACCTGGGAGGTGTACCAGTACCTGGCCTCCGACTGCGCTGCCGCCTTCCCCCGTGTCCCCCGCGGCTCCCCTGAGAGCTGGCAGGACGCTCGGTGCCAGGCGCTGCAGGGGTACACTTTGCACGGGGGCAAG gTGAAATTCAGTGTCCAAGACCTGGCGTCTACCATCACTACCTCTTACAGCCAGACCGTCGATA AGCTGGGGCAGTTCACCAATCTGCGGATCAACTTCACCGAGCTCCCCCACGTCGCACGCCAGGGCTACCACTCGCCCAGCACCTTCTACGCCGTGACGGAGATGCgggtgctggggagctgcttctgccatgGACATGCCGACCACTGTGCCCCTTCGGAAGATCCACAGGCCATG GTCCACGGGCACTGCGTGTGTCAGCACAACACCGCCGGTCCCAACTGCGATCGCTGCGCCGCTCTCTACAACGACCGGCCGTGGGCACCTGCAGAAGACAATGATCCCCACGAGTGCCAGA gGTGCAACTGCAACGGTCACTCGGCCTCATGCCACTTCGACCTGGAGCTGTACCGCGCCAGCGGAGGGGCGAGCGGGGGTGTCTGTGACCACTGCCAGCACAACACCGAAGGCAACAACTGTGAGCGCTGCAAAACAAACTATTTTCGCAACCAGCAGCAAGATCTCGCCCATCCCGAAGCCTGTCTGC CCTGCGAGTGCGACCCGGACGGCACCGTGCCGGGCTCCATCTGCGACCCGCTGACGGGGCGCTGCGTCTGCAAGGAGAACGTGCAGGGGGACCGCTGCCACCTCTGCAAGCCGGGGTTTGCCCAGCTGGCCAACGCCAACCCCATGGGGTGCCGCA GATGCACTTGCAACGCGCTGGGAACGCGGCAGGACATGCCCTGCGACGACGAGACGGGGAGGTGCTTCTGCTTGCCCAACGTGGTGGGGAACGACTGCGACCAGTGCGCGGCCGAGcactgggaggtggggagcGGCCAGGGCTGCCGGCCCTGTGGCTGCCACCCGCGCGGCTCCCGCAGCCCCCAGTGCAACCAG tTCACAGGACAGTGTCCGTGCAGAGAAGGCTTCACGGGACGGACGTGCTCTGCCATGCAGCAGCAGGTTTGCCCAGACAGGCACTACGGAGATGTCCGGTCAGGGTGCACAG AGTGCGACTGCGACTTCCAGGGCACGGAGGACGTGGGGTGCGACAAGACCACGGGCCAATGCTTCTGCCGCCCGGGCGTCACGGGTCCCCGCTGCGACCAGTGCCAGCGGGGCCACTGCAGCACCTACCCCGGCTGCGAGCTGTGCCACCCTTGCTTCCGCGCCTACGACGGGGACATCCAGCGCCTGCGCCTGCGCCAGGCTGGCCTCAGCAACTCCACCTCGCGGCTGCCCCTTGGGAGTGGGGGGTCCCGCTTCGGCCCCCGCCTCTCGCAGGCGGAGGGCAACGtgcagcaggcacagggcatCCTCGGCCGCTCTTCTGCCACAGACCAGAGCCTGGCCCAGGTGGGCAGCGTGCTCGCCGCGATCAG agAGCAGGTCCAAGGCATGAATCCTGACCTTCGTTTTCTGGATGACACCGCCTCTCTATCGAGGGAGCTCGAAGCCCTCAACAGCAGCTTGCTTATCACTAACACCCAGTATCAGAGCAAGAAGACCCAGTTTGAAAGCAGCCGCAGCACGGATCTGTCAG GAGCCTTCAAGACAATCAGATCTGCTTACCAGGCGTCCACCAATGCCAGCAGCCTCATTGCCGGCACCTCCGGGCTGCTGGCCGAGTCCCGGGAGAGCCGCAGGAACGCcgcggggctggagggggggctTGCGGAGTCCACCTCCAAGCTGCTGACCCTGAAGGGCGAGATAGCCTCAGCTCCCAACCTGACCCCTGTCATAAATAAG aTCTGCGGTGGCTTCCGAGCGGAGCCCTGCACGCCCGCCCGGTGCGAGGGGCTGCTCTGCCCGCGAGACAACAGTACTGCCTGCGGGGCCGGCCGGCCCTGCCGCGGCATCTTCCCGCTGTCGAGGGGGGCCCTCGCCGCGGCCGGGGAAGCCTCCAAGGAGTTCCGCAGCCTGAGCGCCCGGCTCGAGGAGACGGCGCAGCTG ATTAAAATGACGGAGACGTCTGCAAATCAGATTCAAAGCAATACTCGGCGGCTTGTGGACCAGATAAGCATAACGAGGACCCAGATAGAAGGAGATGTGCGGCGCATCCAGCAGTTCATCCAGCAAGTTCGAAACTTCTTGTCAG ACAAGGACACGGACCCTGCCACTCTCCAGGAAATCAGTGAGTCTGTTCTCTCCCTACGTCTCCCCACGGATGCTGCCGCAGTCCTGAGAAAAATGACTGAGATCCAAAAATTGGCGACCAAGCTGCAGTGCCCGGAGAGCATACTTGCCCAGACGGCCGAGGACATCGCTAAGGCCAAGCAGCTTCAGCAGGAGGCAGAACAGGCCAG GAACCGGGCGAATGCCGTGGAGGGCAATGTGGAAGAGGTGGTTGGGAATCTGCGACGAGCAAACACGGTGCTCCTGGAGGCTCGGGGTGCTATCAGGGGCTCTGGCTCTTCCCTTCGGTTCATCCAGGAGCGCGTTGATGAG ATCGAGGCTGTTCTCGGTCCAGCCGAGAAGAACGTGAAGTCCATCGCGGGCCAGCTGGACGGGCTGATGGAGAGGCTGTCGCGGCTGCAGCGCGGAGCGGACCAGAACCGCCTGCGGGCCACCGACGCGCGGCAGACGGCCGGGGAGGCGGGCGAGCAGGCCGGGAGCGCGCAGCAG GCTTTCGAACAAGTGAAACAAATGTATGCTGAGCTGAAGAGAAGGATGGAGCAGAGCCCGGCTctgggagagcagggcagcagggtGCAAAGCATAGACCTGGAGGCACAGGCTCTGTTTGAGGAAACTTTGGCCACGATGCTCAGGATAGAAA CTTTAGAGATGGAAATTCAGGAAAGCAACAAGGCTTTGATGTCCAAGTCGGCCAGGCTGTTGGGCCTGGAGGAGCGGGTGGGAAGGATCCGGGACGCCATCAACAAGCGAGTCGCCTACTACGAGAGCTGCTCCTGA
- the LAMB3 gene encoding laminin subunit beta-3 isoform X3 — MRTGRCVLGGMESRCQLWPWALFVLLAAPRLLCAQGTCSRGACYPPAGDLLLGRAHHLRASSTCGLAKPETYCTPHGEWSMKCCRCDSRLPHAYNGHRVENVLSSAGHSRWWQSQNGIERVSLQLDLDQTFQLGSVLLHFRSPLPAAMLIERSTDFGKTWEVYQYLASDCAAAFPRVPRGSPESWQDARCQALQGYTLHGGKVKFSVQDLASTITTSYSQTVDKLGQFTNLRINFTELPHVARQGYHSPSTFYAVTEMRVLGSCFCHGHADHCAPSEDPQAMQVHGHCVCQHNTAGPNCDRCAALYNDRPWAPAEDNDPHECQRCNCNGHSASCHFDLELYRASGGASGGVCDHCQHNTEGNNCERCKTNYFRNQQQDLAHPEACLPCECDPDGTVPGSICDPLTGRCVCKENVQGDRCHLCKPGFAQLANANPMGCRRCTCNALGTRQDMPCDDETGRCFCLPNVVGNDCDQCAAEHWEVGSGQGCRPCGCHPRGSRSPQCNQFTGQCPCREGFTGRTCSAMQQQVCPDRHYGDVRSGCTECDCDFQGTEDVGCDKTTGQCFCRPGVTGPRCDQCQRGHCSTYPGCELCHPCFRAYDGDIQRLRLRQAGLSNSTSRLPLGSGGSRFGPRLSQAEGNVQQAQGILGRSSATDQSLAQVGSVLAAIREQVQGMNPDLRFLDDTASLSRELEALNSSLLITNTQYQSKKTQFESSRSTDLSGAFKTIRSAYQASTNASSLIAGTSGLLAESRESRRNAAGLEGGLAESTSKLLTLKGEIASAPNLTPVINKICGGFRAEPCTPARCEGLLCPRDNSTACGAGRPCRGIFPLSRGALAAAGEASKEFRSLSARLEETAQLIKMTETSANQIQSNTRRLVDQISITRTQIEGDVRRIQQFIQQVRNFLSDKDTDPATLQEISESVLSLRLPTDAAAVLRKMTEIQKLATKLQCPESILAQTAEDIAKAKQLQQEAEQARNRANAVEGNVEEVVGNLRRANTVLLEARGAIRGSGSSLRFIQERVDEIEAVLGPAEKNVKSIAGQLDGLMERLSRLQRGADQNRLRATDARQTAGEAGEQAGSAQQAFEQVKQMYAELKRRMEQSPALGEQGSRVQSIDLEAQALFEETLATMLRIETLEMEIQESNKALMSKSARLLGLEERVGRIRDAINKRVAYYESCS, encoded by the exons TGGAGCATGAAATGCTGCAGGTGCGACTCGCGTCTGCCGCACGCCTACAACGGCCACCGCGTGGAGAACGTCCTGTCCTCCGCCGGGCACTCGCGCTGGTGGCAGTCCCAGAACG GCATCGAGCGCGTCTCTTTGCAGCTGGACCTGGACCAGACATTCCAGCTCGGCAGTGTCCTGCTTCACTTCAGG tCGCCGCTGCCCGCTGCAATGCTGATCGAGCGCTCCACTGACTTCGGCAAGACCTGGGAGGTGTACCAGTACCTGGCCTCCGACTGCGCTGCCGCCTTCCCCCGTGTCCCCCGCGGCTCCCCTGAGAGCTGGCAGGACGCTCGGTGCCAGGCGCTGCAGGGGTACACTTTGCACGGGGGCAAG gTGAAATTCAGTGTCCAAGACCTGGCGTCTACCATCACTACCTCTTACAGCCAGACCGTCGATA AGCTGGGGCAGTTCACCAATCTGCGGATCAACTTCACCGAGCTCCCCCACGTCGCACGCCAGGGCTACCACTCGCCCAGCACCTTCTACGCCGTGACGGAGATGCgggtgctggggagctgcttctgccatgGACATGCCGACCACTGTGCCCCTTCGGAAGATCCACAGGCCATG CAGGTCCACGGGCACTGCGTGTGTCAGCACAACACCGCCGGTCCCAACTGCGATCGCTGCGCCGCTCTCTACAACGACCGGCCGTGGGCACCTGCAGAAGACAATGATCCCCACGAGTGCCAGA gGTGCAACTGCAACGGTCACTCGGCCTCATGCCACTTCGACCTGGAGCTGTACCGCGCCAGCGGAGGGGCGAGCGGGGGTGTCTGTGACCACTGCCAGCACAACACCGAAGGCAACAACTGTGAGCGCTGCAAAACAAACTATTTTCGCAACCAGCAGCAAGATCTCGCCCATCCCGAAGCCTGTCTGC CCTGCGAGTGCGACCCGGACGGCACCGTGCCGGGCTCCATCTGCGACCCGCTGACGGGGCGCTGCGTCTGCAAGGAGAACGTGCAGGGGGACCGCTGCCACCTCTGCAAGCCGGGGTTTGCCCAGCTGGCCAACGCCAACCCCATGGGGTGCCGCA GATGCACTTGCAACGCGCTGGGAACGCGGCAGGACATGCCCTGCGACGACGAGACGGGGAGGTGCTTCTGCTTGCCCAACGTGGTGGGGAACGACTGCGACCAGTGCGCGGCCGAGcactgggaggtggggagcGGCCAGGGCTGCCGGCCCTGTGGCTGCCACCCGCGCGGCTCCCGCAGCCCCCAGTGCAACCAG tTCACAGGACAGTGTCCGTGCAGAGAAGGCTTCACGGGACGGACGTGCTCTGCCATGCAGCAGCAGGTTTGCCCAGACAGGCACTACGGAGATGTCCGGTCAGGGTGCACAG AGTGCGACTGCGACTTCCAGGGCACGGAGGACGTGGGGTGCGACAAGACCACGGGCCAATGCTTCTGCCGCCCGGGCGTCACGGGTCCCCGCTGCGACCAGTGCCAGCGGGGCCACTGCAGCACCTACCCCGGCTGCGAGCTGTGCCACCCTTGCTTCCGCGCCTACGACGGGGACATCCAGCGCCTGCGCCTGCGCCAGGCTGGCCTCAGCAACTCCACCTCGCGGCTGCCCCTTGGGAGTGGGGGGTCCCGCTTCGGCCCCCGCCTCTCGCAGGCGGAGGGCAACGtgcagcaggcacagggcatCCTCGGCCGCTCTTCTGCCACAGACCAGAGCCTGGCCCAGGTGGGCAGCGTGCTCGCCGCGATCAG agAGCAGGTCCAAGGCATGAATCCTGACCTTCGTTTTCTGGATGACACCGCCTCTCTATCGAGGGAGCTCGAAGCCCTCAACAGCAGCTTGCTTATCACTAACACCCAGTATCAGAGCAAGAAGACCCAGTTTGAAAGCAGCCGCAGCACGGATCTGTCAG GAGCCTTCAAGACAATCAGATCTGCTTACCAGGCGTCCACCAATGCCAGCAGCCTCATTGCCGGCACCTCCGGGCTGCTGGCCGAGTCCCGGGAGAGCCGCAGGAACGCcgcggggctggagggggggctTGCGGAGTCCACCTCCAAGCTGCTGACCCTGAAGGGCGAGATAGCCTCAGCTCCCAACCTGACCCCTGTCATAAATAAG aTCTGCGGTGGCTTCCGAGCGGAGCCCTGCACGCCCGCCCGGTGCGAGGGGCTGCTCTGCCCGCGAGACAACAGTACTGCCTGCGGGGCCGGCCGGCCCTGCCGCGGCATCTTCCCGCTGTCGAGGGGGGCCCTCGCCGCGGCCGGGGAAGCCTCCAAGGAGTTCCGCAGCCTGAGCGCCCGGCTCGAGGAGACGGCGCAGCTG ATTAAAATGACGGAGACGTCTGCAAATCAGATTCAAAGCAATACTCGGCGGCTTGTGGACCAGATAAGCATAACGAGGACCCAGATAGAAGGAGATGTGCGGCGCATCCAGCAGTTCATCCAGCAAGTTCGAAACTTCTTGTCAG ACAAGGACACGGACCCTGCCACTCTCCAGGAAATCAGTGAGTCTGTTCTCTCCCTACGTCTCCCCACGGATGCTGCCGCAGTCCTGAGAAAAATGACTGAGATCCAAAAATTGGCGACCAAGCTGCAGTGCCCGGAGAGCATACTTGCCCAGACGGCCGAGGACATCGCTAAGGCCAAGCAGCTTCAGCAGGAGGCAGAACAGGCCAG GAACCGGGCGAATGCCGTGGAGGGCAATGTGGAAGAGGTGGTTGGGAATCTGCGACGAGCAAACACGGTGCTCCTGGAGGCTCGGGGTGCTATCAGGGGCTCTGGCTCTTCCCTTCGGTTCATCCAGGAGCGCGTTGATGAG ATCGAGGCTGTTCTCGGTCCAGCCGAGAAGAACGTGAAGTCCATCGCGGGCCAGCTGGACGGGCTGATGGAGAGGCTGTCGCGGCTGCAGCGCGGAGCGGACCAGAACCGCCTGCGGGCCACCGACGCGCGGCAGACGGCCGGGGAGGCGGGCGAGCAGGCCGGGAGCGCGCAGCAG GCTTTCGAACAAGTGAAACAAATGTATGCTGAGCTGAAGAGAAGGATGGAGCAGAGCCCGGCTctgggagagcagggcagcagggtGCAAAGCATAGACCTGGAGGCACAGGCTCTGTTTGAGGAAACTTTGGCCACGATGCTCAGGATAGAAA CTTTAGAGATGGAAATTCAGGAAAGCAACAAGGCTTTGATGTCCAAGTCGGCCAGGCTGTTGGGCCTGGAGGAGCGGGTGGGAAGGATCCGGGACGCCATCAACAAGCGAGTCGCCTACTACGAGAGCTGCTCCTGA
- the LAMB3 gene encoding laminin subunit beta-3 isoform X4 translates to MESRCQLWPWALFVLLAAPRLLCAQGTCSRGACYPPAGDLLLGRAHHLRASSTCGLAKPETYCTPHGEWSMKCCRCDSRLPHAYNGHRVENVLSSAGHSRWWQSQNGIERVSLQLDLDQTFQLGSVLLHFRSPLPAAMLIERSTDFGKTWEVYQYLASDCAAAFPRVPRGSPESWQDARCQALQGYTLHGGKVKFSVQDLASTITTSYSQTVDKLGQFTNLRINFTELPHVARQGYHSPSTFYAVTEMRVLGSCFCHGHADHCAPSEDPQAMQVHGHCVCQHNTAGPNCDRCAALYNDRPWAPAEDNDPHECQRCNCNGHSASCHFDLELYRASGGASGGVCDHCQHNTEGNNCERCKTNYFRNQQQDLAHPEACLPCECDPDGTVPGSICDPLTGRCVCKENVQGDRCHLCKPGFAQLANANPMGCRRCTCNALGTRQDMPCDDETGRCFCLPNVVGNDCDQCAAEHWEVGSGQGCRPCGCHPRGSRSPQCNQFTGQCPCREGFTGRTCSAMQQQVCPDRHYGDVRSGCTECDCDFQGTEDVGCDKTTGQCFCRPGVTGPRCDQCQRGHCSTYPGCELCHPCFRAYDGDIQRLRLRQAGLSNSTSRLPLGSGGSRFGPRLSQAEGNVQQAQGILGRSSATDQSLAQVGSVLAAIREQVQGMNPDLRFLDDTASLSRELEALNSSLLITNTQYQSKKTQFESSRSTDLSGAFKTIRSAYQASTNASSLIAGTSGLLAESRESRRNAAGLEGGLAESTSKLLTLKGEIASAPNLTPVINKICGGFRAEPCTPARCEGLLCPRDNSTACGAGRPCRGIFPLSRGALAAAGEASKEFRSLSARLEETAQLIKMTETSANQIQSNTRRLVDQISITRTQIEGDVRRIQQFIQQVRNFLSDKDTDPATLQEISESVLSLRLPTDAAAVLRKMTEIQKLATKLQCPESILAQTAEDIAKAKQLQQEAEQARNRANAVEGNVEEVVGNLRRANTVLLEARGAIRGSGSSLRFIQERVDEIEAVLGPAEKNVKSIAGQLDGLMERLSRLQRGADQNRLRATDARQTAGEAGEQAGSAQQAFEQVKQMYAELKRRMEQSPALGEQGSRVQSIDLEAQALFEETLATMLRIETLEMEIQESNKALMSKSARLLGLEERVGRIRDAINKRVAYYESCS, encoded by the exons TGGAGCATGAAATGCTGCAGGTGCGACTCGCGTCTGCCGCACGCCTACAACGGCCACCGCGTGGAGAACGTCCTGTCCTCCGCCGGGCACTCGCGCTGGTGGCAGTCCCAGAACG GCATCGAGCGCGTCTCTTTGCAGCTGGACCTGGACCAGACATTCCAGCTCGGCAGTGTCCTGCTTCACTTCAGG tCGCCGCTGCCCGCTGCAATGCTGATCGAGCGCTCCACTGACTTCGGCAAGACCTGGGAGGTGTACCAGTACCTGGCCTCCGACTGCGCTGCCGCCTTCCCCCGTGTCCCCCGCGGCTCCCCTGAGAGCTGGCAGGACGCTCGGTGCCAGGCGCTGCAGGGGTACACTTTGCACGGGGGCAAG gTGAAATTCAGTGTCCAAGACCTGGCGTCTACCATCACTACCTCTTACAGCCAGACCGTCGATA AGCTGGGGCAGTTCACCAATCTGCGGATCAACTTCACCGAGCTCCCCCACGTCGCACGCCAGGGCTACCACTCGCCCAGCACCTTCTACGCCGTGACGGAGATGCgggtgctggggagctgcttctgccatgGACATGCCGACCACTGTGCCCCTTCGGAAGATCCACAGGCCATG CAGGTCCACGGGCACTGCGTGTGTCAGCACAACACCGCCGGTCCCAACTGCGATCGCTGCGCCGCTCTCTACAACGACCGGCCGTGGGCACCTGCAGAAGACAATGATCCCCACGAGTGCCAGA gGTGCAACTGCAACGGTCACTCGGCCTCATGCCACTTCGACCTGGAGCTGTACCGCGCCAGCGGAGGGGCGAGCGGGGGTGTCTGTGACCACTGCCAGCACAACACCGAAGGCAACAACTGTGAGCGCTGCAAAACAAACTATTTTCGCAACCAGCAGCAAGATCTCGCCCATCCCGAAGCCTGTCTGC CCTGCGAGTGCGACCCGGACGGCACCGTGCCGGGCTCCATCTGCGACCCGCTGACGGGGCGCTGCGTCTGCAAGGAGAACGTGCAGGGGGACCGCTGCCACCTCTGCAAGCCGGGGTTTGCCCAGCTGGCCAACGCCAACCCCATGGGGTGCCGCA GATGCACTTGCAACGCGCTGGGAACGCGGCAGGACATGCCCTGCGACGACGAGACGGGGAGGTGCTTCTGCTTGCCCAACGTGGTGGGGAACGACTGCGACCAGTGCGCGGCCGAGcactgggaggtggggagcGGCCAGGGCTGCCGGCCCTGTGGCTGCCACCCGCGCGGCTCCCGCAGCCCCCAGTGCAACCAG tTCACAGGACAGTGTCCGTGCAGAGAAGGCTTCACGGGACGGACGTGCTCTGCCATGCAGCAGCAGGTTTGCCCAGACAGGCACTACGGAGATGTCCGGTCAGGGTGCACAG AGTGCGACTGCGACTTCCAGGGCACGGAGGACGTGGGGTGCGACAAGACCACGGGCCAATGCTTCTGCCGCCCGGGCGTCACGGGTCCCCGCTGCGACCAGTGCCAGCGGGGCCACTGCAGCACCTACCCCGGCTGCGAGCTGTGCCACCCTTGCTTCCGCGCCTACGACGGGGACATCCAGCGCCTGCGCCTGCGCCAGGCTGGCCTCAGCAACTCCACCTCGCGGCTGCCCCTTGGGAGTGGGGGGTCCCGCTTCGGCCCCCGCCTCTCGCAGGCGGAGGGCAACGtgcagcaggcacagggcatCCTCGGCCGCTCTTCTGCCACAGACCAGAGCCTGGCCCAGGTGGGCAGCGTGCTCGCCGCGATCAG agAGCAGGTCCAAGGCATGAATCCTGACCTTCGTTTTCTGGATGACACCGCCTCTCTATCGAGGGAGCTCGAAGCCCTCAACAGCAGCTTGCTTATCACTAACACCCAGTATCAGAGCAAGAAGACCCAGTTTGAAAGCAGCCGCAGCACGGATCTGTCAG GAGCCTTCAAGACAATCAGATCTGCTTACCAGGCGTCCACCAATGCCAGCAGCCTCATTGCCGGCACCTCCGGGCTGCTGGCCGAGTCCCGGGAGAGCCGCAGGAACGCcgcggggctggagggggggctTGCGGAGTCCACCTCCAAGCTGCTGACCCTGAAGGGCGAGATAGCCTCAGCTCCCAACCTGACCCCTGTCATAAATAAG aTCTGCGGTGGCTTCCGAGCGGAGCCCTGCACGCCCGCCCGGTGCGAGGGGCTGCTCTGCCCGCGAGACAACAGTACTGCCTGCGGGGCCGGCCGGCCCTGCCGCGGCATCTTCCCGCTGTCGAGGGGGGCCCTCGCCGCGGCCGGGGAAGCCTCCAAGGAGTTCCGCAGCCTGAGCGCCCGGCTCGAGGAGACGGCGCAGCTG ATTAAAATGACGGAGACGTCTGCAAATCAGATTCAAAGCAATACTCGGCGGCTTGTGGACCAGATAAGCATAACGAGGACCCAGATAGAAGGAGATGTGCGGCGCATCCAGCAGTTCATCCAGCAAGTTCGAAACTTCTTGTCAG ACAAGGACACGGACCCTGCCACTCTCCAGGAAATCAGTGAGTCTGTTCTCTCCCTACGTCTCCCCACGGATGCTGCCGCAGTCCTGAGAAAAATGACTGAGATCCAAAAATTGGCGACCAAGCTGCAGTGCCCGGAGAGCATACTTGCCCAGACGGCCGAGGACATCGCTAAGGCCAAGCAGCTTCAGCAGGAGGCAGAACAGGCCAG GAACCGGGCGAATGCCGTGGAGGGCAATGTGGAAGAGGTGGTTGGGAATCTGCGACGAGCAAACACGGTGCTCCTGGAGGCTCGGGGTGCTATCAGGGGCTCTGGCTCTTCCCTTCGGTTCATCCAGGAGCGCGTTGATGAG ATCGAGGCTGTTCTCGGTCCAGCCGAGAAGAACGTGAAGTCCATCGCGGGCCAGCTGGACGGGCTGATGGAGAGGCTGTCGCGGCTGCAGCGCGGAGCGGACCAGAACCGCCTGCGGGCCACCGACGCGCGGCAGACGGCCGGGGAGGCGGGCGAGCAGGCCGGGAGCGCGCAGCAG GCTTTCGAACAAGTGAAACAAATGTATGCTGAGCTGAAGAGAAGGATGGAGCAGAGCCCGGCTctgggagagcagggcagcagggtGCAAAGCATAGACCTGGAGGCACAGGCTCTGTTTGAGGAAACTTTGGCCACGATGCTCAGGATAGAAA CTTTAGAGATGGAAATTCAGGAAAGCAACAAGGCTTTGATGTCCAAGTCGGCCAGGCTGTTGGGCCTGGAGGAGCGGGTGGGAAGGATCCGGGACGCCATCAACAAGCGAGTCGCCTACTACGAGAGCTGCTCCTGA